One window from the genome of Haloprofundus halobius encodes:
- a CDS encoding DUF5785 family protein has translation MDWPHDPDGEQGSEGRRKYGHAVIAKKVNEDEDFPLNRDEFVSEFGDDPIRLDYERVVPLRDIFEGVDQEEFSDFVDFHKAVGRAMRANGYWFYEGAENFTRTRS, from the coding sequence ATGGACTGGCCACACGACCCCGATGGCGAACAGGGTAGCGAAGGACGCCGAAAGTACGGCCACGCCGTCATCGCAAAGAAGGTCAACGAGGACGAGGATTTCCCGCTGAACCGCGACGAGTTCGTCTCCGAGTTCGGCGACGACCCGATTCGCCTCGACTACGAGCGCGTCGTCCCGCTCCGCGACATCTTCGAGGGCGTCGACCAGGAGGAGTTCTCGGATTTCGTCGACTTCCACAAGGCGGTCGGCCGCGCGATGCGCGCGAACGGCTACTGGTTCTACGAGGGCGCGGAGAACTTCACCCGCACGCGGTCGTAG